A portion of the Hylaeus volcanicus isolate JK05 unplaced genomic scaffold, UHH_iyHylVolc1.0_haploid 12237, whole genome shotgun sequence genome contains these proteins:
- the LOC128883632 gene encoding uncharacterized protein LOC128883632 isoform X2 produces the protein MYLCERIKNFVNPFVVAIIFFESLFLFIYIYLSYSFVYYLENNKNQCNTHWKNVLAPKKSGFFSLWLHNDDTVFNSTIFPLCVLPVSLTLLCCTVLLFLHLSQAIGMGSQKWFYVLWNFHMIALVLFLYIILPILFIQFVIQTNSFNSYFFNFIHWIVMILLTLFISIAVPFVGGKKIFFLDYSDISADSLLLRCSLYGVILAAAFGGVGITQIVYTYFSPYQISQEYTKTLKLYYSNIDTRLDKIKNDIYSYSDIQRTLTSVSHTDKLKEKKKFWGILCLGVNKSKEDVFLENEVKLLEQAKQEIQEEIDECLALEKAKKQNSFFPLLFQRFFRFLVVIFCIYQCFIALHCLIPSTPSTLFSIKIKRFQHTFCGLYAMVPF, from the exons ATGTATCTTTGtgagagaataaaaaatttcgttaacCCTTTTGTCGTAGCGATCATTTTTTTTgaatcactttttttatttatttatatttatttatcttattcttttgtatattatttagaaaacaataaGAATCAATGT aaTACTCACTGGAAGAATGTTCTTGCACCCAAAAAGTCGGGTTTCTTCTCTTTATGGCTGCATAATGATGATACCGTTTTTAATTCAACGATTTTTCCATTATGCGTCTTACCAGTGTCTCTTACCTTATTATGTTGTacagttttactttttttacatcTGTCTCAAGCCATTGGTATGGGAAGCCAAAAATGGTTCTATGTTTTATGGAATTTTCATATGATCGctcttgttttatttctctatattattttaccaatattgtttattcaatttgttattcaaacaaattcttttaacTCATATT tcttcaattttattcattggATCGTCATGATATTGTTAACgctttttatttcgattgcTGTTCCATTCGTTGGCgggaaaaaaatttttttcttagattATTCAGATATCAGTGCGGATAGTCTCTTATTGCGCTGTAGTCTGTATGGAGTGATACTAGCGGCAGCTTTTGGAGGCGTTGGAATAACACAAATTGTGTATACTTATTTTTCACCGTATCAGATATCTCAGGAATACACCAAAACATTAAAGTTGTATTATAGTAATATTGATACTAGGcttgacaaaattaaaaacgatatttACTCTTATTCGGATATTCAAAGGACACTTACTTCAGTT TCTCACACGgataaattaaaggaaaagaaaaaattttggGGAATTCTTTGTCTTGGAGTAAACAAATCAAAAGAag acgtttttttagaaaatgaagtaaaattattgGAACAAGCTAAGCAAGAAATTCAAGaag aaatcgATGAATGCTTAGCTTTAGAAAAAGCTAAAAAacagaattcttttttcccGCTTCTTTTTCAACGGTTTTTCCGTTTCCTTGttgttattttttgtatttatcag TGTTTCATCGCATTACACTGCTTGATCCCATCAACTCCATCTACTcttttttcaatcaaaataAAGAG ATTCCAACACACCTTCTGTGGTTTGTACGCTATGGTTCCTTTTTGA
- the LOC128883636 gene encoding uncharacterized protein LOC128883636 isoform X1, whose amino-acid sequence MGAYCCPSQCNYDDPDYICLDGQPKHVESRKNPNGSGFNNNKIKNSKSPTDQYINKVFQKKIFSNYNASESFFEDTSVNESLEENVLDECTSKKEISQGVSHQINNYDGAYLIYTEANNGSLLTSWSTSKLPNALIFAQRKPNLFIPNFRYRQKSVVISSIHIEQKNVLEGVLLFLKSIRAFQSKVFFFNVKDSLGQIAPIFFLFYTDQNKVSVLSGEDEAENLMETKMIASCFLSEKCVNDFIVLKNQAYVEFQDFECLCVKYSNILCTSILKQ is encoded by the exons ATGGGAGCATATTGTTGCCCATCACAATGTAATTATGATGATCCTGATTACATATGTTTGGATGGTCAACCAAAACATGTGGAATCAAGAAAAAATCCCAATGGATCAggtttcaataataataagataaaGAATTCAAAATCCCCAACAGatcaatatattaataaagtgtttcaaaaaaaaattttttcaaattataacgCGTCGGAATCTTTTTTTGAAGATACCAGTGTAAATGAGTCTCtggaagaaaatgtattgGACGAGTGTACGAGTAAGAAGGAGATTTCAC AAGGAGTATCACATCAAATTAACAACTATGACGGagcatatttaatttatactgaAGCTAACAATGGATCACTTTTAACATCTTGGAGTACTTCTAAACTACCAAATGCTCTTATATTTGCTCAACGTAAACCGAATCTTTTTATACCAAATTTTCGATACCGTCAAAAAAGTGTGGTCATTTCTTCTATTCAT attgaacaaaaaaatgttttagaaggagttcttttatttttaaaatcaattcgagcttttcaaagtaaagtttttttttttaatgttaaggATTCTCTTGGTCAAATAgctccaattttttttttgttttatacagATCAGAACAAA GTTTCTGTGTTGAGTGGTGAGGATGAGGCTGAGAATTTGatggaaacaaaaatgatagcGTCATGTTTTCTTTCTGAAAAGTGTGTGAATGATttcattgtattaaaaaatcagGCGTATGTGGAATTTCAAGACTTTGAGTGCTTGTGTgttaaatattccaatattttatgtacgaGTATACTTAAacaatag
- the LOC128883636 gene encoding uncharacterized protein LOC128883636 isoform X2, whose amino-acid sequence MGAYCCPSQCNYDDPDYICLDGQPKHVESRKNPNGSGFNNNKIKNSKSPTDQYINKVFQKKIFSNYNASESFFEDTSVNESLEENVLDECTSKKEISRVSHQINNYDGAYLIYTEANNGSLLTSWSTSKLPNALIFAQRKPNLFIPNFRYRQKSVVISSIHIEQKNVLEGVLLFLKSIRAFQSKVFFFNVKDSLGQIAPIFFLFYTDQNKVSVLSGEDEAENLMETKMIASCFLSEKCVNDFIVLKNQAYVEFQDFECLCVKYSNILCTSILKQ is encoded by the exons ATGGGAGCATATTGTTGCCCATCACAATGTAATTATGATGATCCTGATTACATATGTTTGGATGGTCAACCAAAACATGTGGAATCAAGAAAAAATCCCAATGGATCAggtttcaataataataagataaaGAATTCAAAATCCCCAACAGatcaatatattaataaagtgtttcaaaaaaaaattttttcaaattataacgCGTCGGAATCTTTTTTTGAAGATACCAGTGTAAATGAGTCTCtggaagaaaatgtattgGACGAGTGTACGAGTAAGAAGGAGATTTCAC GAGTATCACATCAAATTAACAACTATGACGGagcatatttaatttatactgaAGCTAACAATGGATCACTTTTAACATCTTGGAGTACTTCTAAACTACCAAATGCTCTTATATTTGCTCAACGTAAACCGAATCTTTTTATACCAAATTTTCGATACCGTCAAAAAAGTGTGGTCATTTCTTCTATTCAT attgaacaaaaaaatgttttagaaggagttcttttatttttaaaatcaattcgagcttttcaaagtaaagtttttttttttaatgttaaggATTCTCTTGGTCAAATAgctccaattttttttttgttttatacagATCAGAACAAA GTTTCTGTGTTGAGTGGTGAGGATGAGGCTGAGAATTTGatggaaacaaaaatgatagcGTCATGTTTTCTTTCTGAAAAGTGTGTGAATGATttcattgtattaaaaaatcagGCGTATGTGGAATTTCAAGACTTTGAGTGCTTGTGTgttaaatattccaatattttatgtacgaGTATACTTAAacaatag
- the LOC128883632 gene encoding uncharacterized protein LOC128883632 isoform X1 produces the protein MYLCERIKNFVNPFVVAIIFFESLFLFIYIYLSYSFVYYLENNKNQCNTHWKNVLAPKKSGFFSLWLHNDDTVFNSTIFPLCVLPVSLTLLCCTVLLFLHLSQAIGMGSQKWFYVLWNFHMIALVLFLYIILPILFIQFVIQTNSFNSYFFNFIHWIVMILLTLFISIAVPFVGGKKIFFLDYSDISADSLLLRCSLYGVILAAAFGGVGITQIVYTYFSPYQISQEYTKTLKLYYSNIDTRLDKIKNDIYSYSDIQRTLTSVSHTDKLKEKKKFWGILCLGVNKSKEDVFLENEVKLLEQAKQEIQEEIDECLALEKAKKQNSFFPLLFQRFFRFLVVIFCIYQIMYTFYNAVFHRITLLDPINSIYSFFNQNKEIPTHLLWFVRYGSFLILAIVYIVTFHQLTCRAAAIFKKFRYNLTVELLVVLLTYIVSLHVCAYLLLFRFYLPLHLRYSSKTQPADIYRNKDILLQHLWNFIFTLSVILSGLTFFIYRQISKEHVFL, from the exons ATGTATCTTTGtgagagaataaaaaatttcgttaacCCTTTTGTCGTAGCGATCATTTTTTTTgaatcactttttttatttatttatatttatttatcttattcttttgtatattatttagaaaacaataaGAATCAATGT aaTACTCACTGGAAGAATGTTCTTGCACCCAAAAAGTCGGGTTTCTTCTCTTTATGGCTGCATAATGATGATACCGTTTTTAATTCAACGATTTTTCCATTATGCGTCTTACCAGTGTCTCTTACCTTATTATGTTGTacagttttactttttttacatcTGTCTCAAGCCATTGGTATGGGAAGCCAAAAATGGTTCTATGTTTTATGGAATTTTCATATGATCGctcttgttttatttctctatattattttaccaatattgtttattcaatttgttattcaaacaaattcttttaacTCATATT tcttcaattttattcattggATCGTCATGATATTGTTAACgctttttatttcgattgcTGTTCCATTCGTTGGCgggaaaaaaatttttttcttagattATTCAGATATCAGTGCGGATAGTCTCTTATTGCGCTGTAGTCTGTATGGAGTGATACTAGCGGCAGCTTTTGGAGGCGTTGGAATAACACAAATTGTGTATACTTATTTTTCACCGTATCAGATATCTCAGGAATACACCAAAACATTAAAGTTGTATTATAGTAATATTGATACTAGGcttgacaaaattaaaaacgatatttACTCTTATTCGGATATTCAAAGGACACTTACTTCAGTT TCTCACACGgataaattaaaggaaaagaaaaaattttggGGAATTCTTTGTCTTGGAGTAAACAAATCAAAAGAag acgtttttttagaaaatgaagtaaaattattgGAACAAGCTAAGCAAGAAATTCAAGaag aaatcgATGAATGCTTAGCTTTAGAAAAAGCTAAAAAacagaattcttttttcccGCTTCTTTTTCAACGGTTTTTCCGTTTCCTTGttgttattttttgtatttatcag ataatgTATACATTCTATAATGCAGTGTTTCATCGCATTACACTGCTTGATCCCATCAACTCCATCTACTcttttttcaatcaaaataAAGAG ATTCCAACACACCTTCTGTGGTTTGTACGCTATGGTTCCTTTTTGATTCTTGCCATTGTTTATATCGTGACATTTCATCAGCTAACATGCAGG gctgcagcaattttcaaaaaattccgCTATAATTTAACTGTTGAGCTTCTTGTTGTTTTGTTAACTTACATTGTATCCCTACATGTTTGCGcatatcttttattatttcgtttttatctTCCGCTTCAtttaag atattcttCAAAAACACAACCCGCTGatatttatcgaaacaaagatattttgttgcagcatttatggaattttatttttacactttCTGTTATACTTTCAGGACTcaccttttttatttatcgtcaAATATCGAAGGAACATGTTTTTTTGTAG